Part of the Candidatus Poribacteria bacterium genome is shown below.
CTCAAAGAAGGCATCCAATTTAGGCGTCAACATAAGCTCGCCTTTACTTGAAAGCGAAACATTTTCGAGTTTACCCGATTCAAAGTCCTTTTGGCGCTGCTGTTCCCAGATCCGTGTCGTCACTCCGAACACCGGTAGCAGATGGATCGAAAAGAAAATGACAACGACACTAAAAATATAAAAAGCACGGTAAAACGTCATGAAAGAGAAATCCTCCGTTGGGTTGGTTCATTAGTTCATCGGTTCATTAGGTTTACTGCACACATTAGCAGAACCTATAGATCTTCAAAAATTACGGGGCGTTGCGATCAACCGTAAACCGCAAAAATCGACTACCAGAGACCACATAGGGTGTGGAGACCTTTTCAAAATGCAGCGTTGTACCGCGGGTGGGACCGCCTTCACCAGATTGGGTCGGTGTGCTCATCACGGAGAGCATCGACACCGGCAGTTCAGGAAACTCTTCTCCCTGAATAGTCATCCCTACCCTCGGCACAAAAAGTTCCAAGATAATGTCACTATTATTTTCCTCTCGCTGCAACAGTTTGATCAATTGGTTGATGTTTGTCGGTTGATAGTTTAAGGGTGCCCTCGTCCGCTGCCAACCTTCATATAAGTTCGGACTGATCGCAAGAAGGGTGGTTAAACCGTCGGGAGCATCTTCAGGAATCGTAATCGTACCGGTCTGGATGATCGGTACTTCGAGGTATGGACGCAGGCGCATCGTTACTTCAATTTTTTCGCCGGGGCGGTATCGATTCTTGTCAATTCGTATCGCTTCAATCACCGCTGTTTTCCGTTTATCCTCCATTTTGACGTTGATGTCTATACGTTCAACATCAATCTTTTCATATTGATTGCCAATTAAACTAAACAGCGGCGTCAGTGCCCGGGTCGCCTGAAAGCCCGGTGAGCCGCTGGAGGAGTACACATTTCGTCGCACAATCTCCCGCGAGGTCAGATTCGGCTGATCTTTCAGCACGATTTTCGCTTCAACGTTGACGGAGTGGTCACCGCTGAAGATTTCAATACCATCAATGATGAACCAGAGAGGTATCAGGGTGTATGCCGCCGAAAAATCACGATGGCGGATGACTTCATAGTGCGTCGGGTGGACCTTCCCATCCATTGTTTGGATGTCCGCATGAACGGGGATGAAACTGGGATGGGAACCGATTACGCCAGCAATCGCCGCCTGACGGTCTTGGACGAGTGTGCCAATCGGTTGCGTCGGAGCAGCGATTTTGGAAGATCTAAGCGTACTCGGTAAAATAAAGTGGACATAACCGCCGGACATCGGTAGATTGACATTGCCCTCGCCAAACATCGAATGACCAAAGCCCAAAAGCTGATCGCCTTCAATATAGGTCATGGTGCCGTATCCGAAGATGGGAAAAGCGCCACGAACAAACTCAATCCCGACAATCTGTCCCGGCTCAATCGGCGCACTTTTTACCGGTGAACCTCCACCAACACCTTGTATCGGATTCAGATGATAGGCATCAAAAAACTGCTTGAAATATCCAATCGCACCCGTCGGCAATCCTGAGAACGCTACGGGCATCTGAAGACGTGGCGGCTTCTCAAGCTGATCGGGAGTCGCTGAGGTTTCCATTCGTGTTTTAGGAATATCTCTCGCATCGGGAGTCAGGGGTAACATTTTAAAGCCCTTTGACACCGTGTCTACTCCGAAGTCAAAACGCGACCCGCCCCGATAGCTCAAGTTGGGCTGCATCCCCCGCTGCGTCACCTCAACCATTAAATCAATCGGCGTCACTCCCATGAGGTTTGCATGTTCACGTTGGTAAAAGTAGCCGAGAGAAATTGCGCCAATGAGCCGTCCGTTAATATACATCGGACTTCCACTCATACCGCCAGCGACGCCTGTCTTTTCAAAGTTCTCGCCGCTACCTTTGACCCATATCACGTGCCAGTTGGGATAGAAGTTATACTCAATGCTGATCACCTTAAAACCGAACTTCTCAACAGTTGTGCCGGAAAAGACAGTATATCCTTCCCCTTCCATGCCGGGTGCAATCTCTGCTAACGGCATAAATTTCGATGAATCCCATTTAACCTCTGCACTCGCTTGAAGGACAATCAAGCAGAGGAGACTAATTATCAATATAAAACAACTTTTTTTCAAAATCCACCTCGTCCAATTTTTCACTACGAAATTTTGATTCTCACTTGGCGTGTAATAGAAATCCGATCTTTCATTTCTCAAATCGGGCTTATGATAACAGTTTATTTTTGTCGATGTCAAGCGTAATTGTGTTACAACCCCGTCAGTCTTCGTAGTGTCGAGATGTGAATCTCGACCTACAGGAAGAGATCGGCTGTGGAAAAATGGACTGCTGAAGCAATGAACCTATATCCTGCGAATCCTTGAATCCTGTAAATCCTGATTCAGACAATAAGCAGCCCAAATAAAAAAGCCGGGTGAAGAGATGGACTCTTTCCCGGCTTCTTGGCGTTCAATTGGAAATATGGTCACGATGAAGATAGTGAACGTTAGGTGCGAAGTTTTCGATAGAGATACACGATTGCAAAACCGATCGCACCAAGCACGATGAGCGTGAAAGCGAGCTCAAATGCCCAAGCGATAACAGGTAAAACAATCCTCAATCCAATCAAAATCAACACGAATATCAGTACGAGGATAGCGAGATTTTTGATCAACCCCATTGGATACAACTCCTTCTCACTTTTACTCTTTTAAGCGGGCTTTGAGTTTGGCGAGTTCATCGTCGATTTCGTCTTTCTTGTCGAGCTTGTCAAACTCCTCCTCCAAACTCGGTTGACGCATTTCACTAAACGCCTCAGCCTCCGCTTCCGTATCAAGCACTTTGTCCTCAATGCGATCAAAAGCGTTTAGCGTACTGGAATCGGACATACCTGATACGGTTTGATGGATTGCCCGTTCCGCCTCTGCCCGTCTTTGGCGAGCAATCAGCAAAGCACGTTTGCTCTTTGCCTCTTCAATTTTTTGTTCTAAGGTTGCCAACCCATCTTTAAGTACAGAAACACTCTCTTGCTGCGCCTCAAATTGTTCACGAAAACCCGCTGCCAAATCCTCGGAAGACCGCTTGCGGCGAAGGGCTTCTTTAGCGCGAACATCATCGCCGTTCTGGATAAACACGATGGCACGCTTCTCCCACTTCTCAGCACCCTCTAAGTTCTCCTTGCACTGCGCTTCAAATTTGTTACCGTCCCGGATCGCCGCAGCGACTTGGATCTTTACCTCTTTGAGTTCCTGCTGCATATCCTCCAAGAGTTGATTCAAGATCTTTTCCGGATCTTCAACCCGATCTAGCAGGTCGTTTATGTTTGAATTGAATATCCGCCTGAGTTTCTCAAAGATCGGCATTGGTGGTCACTCCCTTACCCATTTCAGCAATTACACTGTATATCTACCCAGTGTTTCTTCATCTAAATGCTCTAACTCATCTTGAGACTGCTGTCGCTCTGCCTCCCTCAACTCTGTCTCAGGGAAACCAATCTCTTGAACAATTGATTCCGCCACATAGATAGGCACCCCCAATCTCAAGGCGAGCGCAATCGAATCACTCGGACGCGCATCAATCTCCAGTGTCTTGCCGTTAGCAACGACATCGATCTGCCCAAAATAGGTCGAGTCTTTCATGGTATGCACATAGACCGCATCAACTGTCGCATCAAGGCTTTCGATGATGTTTTTCATCAGATCATGCGTCATCGGACGTAGCGGCTCTTCACCCTTGAGTTGGAACTGAATCGAGAGCGCCTCTCCTTGTCCGATCCATATCGGTAGCACCAATTTTGGATCGCCTTCTGTCTCCCTCAAAAAGAGGATTGGGGCACCACTACTTGCATCAATAGAAATGAACGCGACTTCCACGGCGATCATGTTCTTTCCGTTCATTTGGAGATGTTCATCGGCTTGTTCTTTCATCTTAGACTCCCTTTGCTAATTTGAAATTTCAATTGGAGCCGTCGATGGTGCAAGCGATGTTACAAGAATGTTGCCACTTGCCTTGTCATCGACAACCCGTGATTGTCTGATATACCAATTCAGGTTTGTCATCATGACTCCGCATAATCATAATGAAATGAGCCAAGTATCCGCTTTCGTCACATCAAAAATCTCTCCGCGCAAATCGTAGGCAACAAGAATTACCGTGTCTCCCTTCAAAGGAACAGCCTCACCATCACGGACACGGCAACTAACAGTCAGCTCGGAGCCATTCGGCGTCGAGACACGCGCTGTCCCAAACGTGGTTGTAACCCTACCGCTAATCACGCGCCCCCTTAAACCGACCAGTTGATTATCGGTCATGGAGCGCGCCTTTCTGGGAAATAGCTTTGAAAGCCTAAGTGCAACGTAATTCAGAAAATCGCCCATATCTGCTCCCGCTCACAAATTATTCGCAGCAAGAGGAAATCAACGTCATTGCGCGTTTGGCATCGCGGTAGCTAATGTTGTTAATTAGATGTTTATCCCCATTCACTGTTATTTCAAGCGCAGCCTGTCCAAAGATGCGGTGTTTGAGACTTTGGTCCAGTTTGATCCCCGTAATCTGAGAAAACGAGAGATTGCACCGAATGTTGATGTACGAAGCACTCATACTCCCCATCTGACGCTCCTCCAACACCAACACCCGGTCAGATGTAATGACCACAAAATCGGGGTTCAGCAAGCTAGACCTTCCAAGGGTGCACAGCATAATCTGTTCATCCGCACCCAACTGGTCTTGGGTCGTCTCCTGAATACGAACCGGTAACCGATGAAAATCAGCCATCCGCGTCACTCCGTTGCGGGTGTACTCCCCTGATCTTCAGGATGGACTTTGGTTTTTAATGCCGCAAGGTCTGCCTCGACCTTTTCGCTGTTCTCAAGTTCATGAAATTTCTGCTCAAGGTCGTCGCCTTGCGTCAACTCAGCCAACGCTTCCGCATGCGCTTCGAGATCACGGACACGGTCTACTAACCGATCGTAGGCATCAAACGCAGTCGTATCGATCACTGTTTCAGCCGACGGCGTCGCACCGACGGTGGATTGCCATGTCCCTAACCTTTCAGCGGCAGCCAATTTCGCAGTTTGAAAGCGCGTCGTGTCTAGCTTGGTCTCTAACGTTTTCAAACTGGATTTGAGTGAGTCGATTATCTCCTGCTGTGCGCCAATCTGCT
Proteins encoded:
- a CDS encoding PspA/IM30 family protein; this encodes MQTLNRAKLIVRSHVNDLLEKAEDTRKTRGLMVEEMRQNVRDVKALIAGAIADLKLIEREIDAHGTEADRWEDKAVFALKKGEEDLARRALARKGEHISKADLYREQIGAQQEIIDSLKSSLKTLETKLDTTRFQTAKLAAAERLGTWQSTVGATPSAETVIDTTAFDAYDRLVDRVRDLEAHAEALAELTQGDDLEQKFHELENSEKVEADLAALKTKVHPEDQGSTPATE
- a CDS encoding PH domain-containing protein is translated as MADFHRLPVRIQETTQDQLGADEQIMLCTLGRSSLLNPDFVVITSDRVLVLEERQMGSMSASYINIRCNLSFSQITGIKLDQSLKHRIFGQAALEITVNGDKHLINNISYRDAKRAMTLISSCCE
- a CDS encoding PspA/IM30 family protein, giving the protein MPIFEKLRRIFNSNINDLLDRVEDPEKILNQLLEDMQQELKEVKIQVAAAIRDGNKFEAQCKENLEGAEKWEKRAIVFIQNGDDVRAKEALRRKRSSEDLAAGFREQFEAQQESVSVLKDGLATLEQKIEEAKSKRALLIARQRRAEAERAIHQTVSGMSDSSTLNAFDRIEDKVLDTEAEAEAFSEMRQPSLEEEFDKLDKKDEIDDELAKLKARLKE
- a CDS encoding bifunctional nuclease family protein; translated protein: MKEQADEHLQMNGKNMIAVEVAFISIDASSGAPILFLRETEGDPKLVLPIWIGQGEALSIQFQLKGEEPLRPMTHDLMKNIIESLDATVDAVYVHTMKDSTYFGQIDVVANGKTLEIDARPSDSIALALRLGVPIYVAESIVQEIGFPETELREAERQQSQDELEHLDEETLGRYTV